GTGTCACACGGTAGAACAGGAATCTACGATTCCACCTAAGTACTCGCCCATGTGAAGACCTGTTGTCATTGCTTCACAGGATGTTTCTGCACCCATGTAAAGAAGAGGTCTTTTTGAGTTTGCCAAAATTTCAGCAGCTTTTTCAAGCGCTTCTTCCCATGAAACGTCAACCAATACGCCATTTTTTCTAATTTGTGGCGACATGATTCTGTGGTGGCTTACAACTTCTTTAAACTTAGCCGCACCCAACTTACATGCGTTTCTAACGGTTAAATCTCTTTTTTCTTCGTCCCAGACGATTTCGATGTCATCACATGCTCCACCGCATACTGGACAGACGACGTCTTTAAATGTTCGACTTACCATCTAATTCACCTGTAGATGTTATCTATAATGTATTCTGCTTCCAGTATTTCTCCTTCAGAAGGCTCCACGTATACGGTTCCCCCTTTGTAGATAGGAGATCCTGTACTAACTGAATAAGCATCCACAATAACGTTTGCCCAAACACTTCTTGGAATAAAAACATTTCTTCTTAAAACGTCTTCATTAGGTTCAGCACGTACAAGAACGCTGTATTTTCCACTTTCACTTGTAACTTTTACCTTTTCAGGTTTTCCAAGTAAAATGTAATCTTCCGGGTGCATATTACATACGGCACATACTTCTAAGTACTCGTGTGAATATTTATCTCCACCTTTAATGATTCTACCTTGTTCAATTGTACTTCCAGTATTTAAGATAACTTTTAAAGCGTTTCCTTTAAATTCGATAGGTCTTTCTGTAGCAGGTAATTCATCGTTTAATAAATCGTAATTTTCGTTTAATGAAACGTATAACTTACCTTTTGGTTTGTTAAAGAATGCTTGATCTCCGTTAAAACCAATTAATTTTCCAGGAAGTGCTAAACCAGAAAGTCCTGTTTCGTAATCACTTACAACGCCAGTTGATACAAATCCGGGTGCAAAGTTCTTAATTTTTCCAGCAACTACAATAGTTCCTTTCTTCATTTCTACTCCAACAGCCCTAATTGCATTTCCACCGACGTAAACTAATCCGCCGTTTAATCTGATTCCACAGAATGCCCGTACATTTCCATTTACAACAATTTTACCATCGACCATACCGTCTCCAACGTTGTTTCCAGCGTCTCCTTCTACGATTATGGTTCCACCAAGCATTCCTTCCCATCTTCCCCTGTAGCACCCACCTAAGTGGTCACCAGCATTTCCAAAGATATGGAGAAGACCTCCTTCCATTTCCATTCCTGCCCAAGGTTTGGCATTCCCATTTACAAGGATTTCTCCACCTTTCATTTCACGACCTACGTGGAATCCGGCATCTCCTTCTACGATAATTTTACCTGCAGTCATCTGGAATCCAATTAATTTAACGTTTCCAGCATTTCCTGCGATATTAATTACCATATCCTCTTTTTTGCTTGTAAAATCTCCAGAAATTTCGAAAATATCTGAAAGAGGGTGCTCTTCGGGGCCAATAAGCACTTTTAAAGCACCTACTTCTTCTTGCGATTTTCCTTCAAATGTGTCAGGCGTAATTACCTCACATTCTACAGGAATCGTACCATCGTATTTTGGCTTAAGTATAATTTCTCCCATGTTTCTCACCTATCTCACATTAATGTTAAGGGGAGTTGGTTTTGTGAGGTATAGTTCAGGAACTGGGTAATTTGAGAAGTTAACTGTATAATATCTTCTAAACCAATCCTGCACATCTGCCACAATCTCTTTCTGTAGTTCGTCATCGAATCTAGCATCGATATAGTAAGTCCTACCTTTTGGAGTTTCGATAATTCTTCCATCTTTTGTGATAACTTCGCCATCTTTTATCGTGTATAGCGCAGTTGTGAACGCTTTTTCGATTGCTTTGTAATCATTAGGATTGTAATCTGGACTTATATCGTAAACTGTAATGTCCGCATCAGCACCGGGGCTTAAATGTCCTTTTCTGTGTCCCATACCTATTGCTTTAGCAGAAGTTGCCCTTGTAACTGTAGCTAAGTCATAAAGGCTGTATTCTTTGCCATTACCTTCAAGGCCACTTCTTTCACCAGCCCATTTGTTGCATATTTTCATTGTGTCTTCTCTTGCCTTTTGAGACATTAACCAAGTTATTACTAACGGGTATTTTGTGAAAGGTCCTGCGTTAGGGTTATCTGTAGTCATTATTACTTTTTTAGGATCTGTCAATAATAAAAGCTCAAGACCTATTGCCCATTGAACGCTGTGTACTTTGTTTTTCATGCTGTAAGTAAATGGAACAACACCTGAACCACATTCAAGCTCAACGTCCACGTTTGCCCATTTTTGACCATTCATAACAGCCAAATCATAAAGACCTGGACCGTCCCCAGTCATACAAATAGCATTTCCAAAAGCAACGCTACCACTGTCCATTACAACGTGGTCAGATTTGTTAACGTATTTTGAAATTTCTTCTGCTTTTGATTCAAAGTCTTTCCATGAAGTTCCACCAAATGAATGGAACTGCATGTGGGTCATATAAAGGCTCTGTTCTCGTTCATGAGAATATTTTGTTTTTACACCGGTATCATAGCCTTGTTTTTTAACAGCTGGCTTGATATTTTTTGCAACATCCATTGTGTCAATAGTAAATTCCCAGTTTCCGGGGTGACCAAGATTATTTGCGTGGAGGTGTATTGACATTGGAAGGCCAAGCATTTCGTTTACTTCACCAAGTCCATTAATTACTTCACCTGATGAAATACCGAAATGAATGTTTTCTTCTTCGAGTGAGTGTACGTTTTTACCCCATGCCCAGCTTTCGACACCTGCAGGGTTTACGAGTTTAATACCAAAAGTTTTTGTTGTTTCAAGCGCCCATGCAACGTATGCAGCCGCTTTTTCAACGTTTCCTTCTTTTAAATATTTCATTACAAACCAGTTGCTTCCTAAAAGGAGATATCCTGCTTTGTCAACGATTGGCATTACTTTAAACTCTTCGTGAGTGTGCCTTGCAAGCATTGGAGGTACTGCTGCTTCAAATAAGGTTGTGTAACCCATTGAAGAATATTTGTACCCCTGTGCATAAGTTGAAGGAACTATTTCTCCCGAACCGCAGTGCGTATTGTGGGTTTTTTTCAAAGGAGATTTGTAGTGATCTTCTGGACACATTACTCTTCCAGTATTTACTTTAGGCCCTGCTACGTGAGTGTGTGAGTCAACTCCTCCAGGCATTACCACTTTTCCTTTTACATCCAAGATTTTAGCATCTTTTAATTCGCCATCGGACAGGCTTTCGACAATCTTCCCGTCCTTGATGAAGATATCCATTACTTCTCCATCAATACCATTTAGGGGATCATAAACTGTCCCGCCTTTTATAACCATTTTGGTCATCATACCACCAATATATTAATTCGGCAAATTCAAAATTTAAGATTATTTAGAACAAGCTAAACATTTTTTTTCGCCATTTTGTTGTATGAATGGTTCTTTGCATGTTTCGCAAAGTTCAACCTTCTTTTTAGGCTTAGCTGGTGCTATAACACCGATAAATTCGTAAGAATAAACGTCTTCTCCAGCTTTCAAAAGTTCAGTTACTGCATCCTTGTGGGATATCTTAGCAGTATTCATGTACCACGCATGAAGTAACGGGTAATTGACAGTTTTTTCAGGATCCAATATTATACGAACTCCTTTGATATTATCTCCTGCAGGAGCCCAGGGGTTGATCCTTGCAGCCATTTTACCAGCATCTTCTATCCTTAAACCCTTATTTCCAGTAGTGGCACTACCCAAAATTTGAAAAGCGTCTGGTAAGCAGTTATAAGTCTCACTTACAACGTAAATTCTATCATCACTAAAATTTAGTAATTTTTTTGATAAATTATACATCTGAATCCCAATGAACGCTCCCGCTGTCGGGAATCCATGAAATTCAACTACTCTTTTAAACTGACTTAGAAGATTGGGGTCTTCCACCAAGTCCAAAATTTCTTGTGCTTTATGCATGTATTCACCCAGATATGTCTAAATCTACTTGAAAATTTTTTCAGATCTTGACATCCGATTATTAAACATATCATATTACCTAATTACTTATATGTAATTATATCTATTTGCACTAAGGTTAAGTCGAAATCATTATATATTACTAAATATGTATTTGGATATATAAATATTATAAAATTGTGGAAATAGAACTATTTTTTGAAAATACGCTTTAAAATGCCTAAAAAAAATTAGCTAAAATACGTGAAATTCTCCAATTTAATAATCCGATATATTAATAAAAAAGGAAATTGATTGAATTTTGGGTTAATATTTTTAAGACTGTTTCGGGGGTGTGATATGCTATTTAATCCTTAGTGGAGGATTTAATTGATTAAGCACCGAGCATTAGTGATTAAATTAAATATCTACTGCATTATACTGTTTTTGTTACATTTAATATAATTTTCCATTTGATTTTGATTATTACTCATTATTAGGTACATTTTATTCAATTTTATATATTTAGTAATCGGTAAATAATGTAAACTCTATTTATTAATTTTATTCACGAATTTAAATATATTAATGACCCCATAAGAAATTATATATACTGTAAATTTATATTTTTCAATAACCCGGAATCATTCTTCCGGTTAATATATAAAGGGAGATTAATATGGCCAAAAAATCATCAGGAATAATCACAGGACTTATAATTGTACTCGTTTTATCTGCAATGGCGCTCTTTGCAGGCTGTGTTTCTGATTCTTCATCAGATGAAACAGTAACAATAACCGTTTCAGCAACATCGAGTTTAACTGATGCGATGACAGATATTGCAGCAGCATTCGAAGAAGATCATCCGAATATTAATGTTGAATTGAATTTTGCAGCATCAGGGTCACTCCGACAGCAGATTGAAGGGGGAGCCCCTGTAGATGTGTTTGCTTCAGCTTCTAAAAAACACGTTGACATCCTTGAAGATGAAAATTTAACAAGTGCTGGCTCAGTAATGAACTTTGCATCAAACAACTTGGTATTAATCGTTCCAGCTGGAAATTCATTAAACATTACTTCAGTTGAAGATTTAACAAACGACGATGTAACGAAAGTTTCAATTGAAAATCCCAAAACCGCACCTGTGGGAAAATATGCTAAAGAGTCACTTGAAAACTCAGGTTTATGGGATGAATTAGAAGAAAAAATGGTTTACGGAGAAAATGTAAGACAGGTTTTAACGTACCTCGAAACAGGGGATGTTGACGCAGGATTTGTATACATGACCGATGCAAAAATTGCAAAAGAAAATTCAATCGAAATTATAACAACAGTACCAACTGTTACAGAAATTATTTATCCATTATGTATCATAGATTCTTCTGAGTATAAAGAAGAAGCCCAAGTTTTCGTAGAATACTTAACAAGTGAAACAGGAAAACAAATCTTAACATATTACGGCTTTACAGCAGAAAACTAGTGATACTTCATGGATTCAGTAATATTTCCTTTATTACTTACATTAAAAATTTCTTTTATATCTACATTTTTTGTAGTTGTTTTTGGAGTTATTATCTCGTATATTCTGGCTAGAAAGAAGTTTCACGGGCGAGATATTCTGGAGAATATAATAACACTTCCAATGGTACTTCCACCAACCGTTTTGGGGTATTTGTTAGCATTACAGCTTGGAAAAAACGGATTTATCGGAAGTTTAATATACAAATTTACAGGTTCAGGAATTTTATTTACTTGGCAAGCGGCGGTAATTGCTGCATTTATCGTATCATTTCCACTAATGGTCAAAACAACGACTGCTGCAATATCTTCAGTCGATAGGGAACTTGAATACGTATCATATACTTTAGGAAAAACTGAATTACAGACAATTTATAAAATAACCATTCCTCTATCAAAAAAAGGGATAGTCGCCGGTTCAATCCTAAGTTTTGCACGGGCAGTTGGTGAATTTGGTGCGACACTAATGGTTGCAGGAAATCTTCCTGGAAAAACAAATACAATGTCTTTATCAATTTATCAGGCATTTCAAACCGGAAACTATGAGTTGGCAAATATCTTAGTGATATTGTTAATTATAATGTCATTTATGACGATATTTCTTACTGGCAGATTTGTCGAAAAATGGAAGTTTTAAGTGGTATTTATGATTTTAGCGATAGACATTGAAAAAAACTACTATGAATCGAAAAAATTAAAAAAGAACAAAATTCCTTCGTTTAATTTAAAATCTAAATTTAGCATAGATAGCGGTTCGATAATAGTTTTATTTGGCAGATCAGGTTCTGGAAAAACAAGCACACTGGGCTGTATCGCGGGTCTTTTAGATCCTGATCACGGAAAAATCATTGTAAACAATGAAATTTATTACGATTCCGATAAAAAAATAAATAAGACTCCGCAAGAACGAAATTTGGGGTACGTATTCCAAAATTATGCGTTATTTCCTCACCTAACTGTAAAAGAAAATATTGAATACGGAATTAAACATTTAAGCGAAGAAGAAAAGGAAAAACTAGTATCTGAGCTTTTAGCAATGACTCAAATCGAGGGGCTCGAAAATAGATATCCTGATCAGATTTCTGGTGGCCAACAACAGCGTGTAGCTCTTGCAAGAGCTCTTGCACCAAGTCCTAAAATATTGTTACTTGATGAACCGTTTTCTGCACTTGACATGATATCGAGAATACGACTAAGGGAAAGTTTGAG
This Methanococcus maripaludis C5 DNA region includes the following protein-coding sequences:
- a CDS encoding formylmethanofuran dehydrogenase subunit C, which produces MGEIILKPKYDGTIPVECEVITPDTFEGKSQEEVGALKVLIGPEEHPLSDIFEISGDFTSKKEDMVINIAGNAGNVKLIGFQMTAGKIIVEGDAGFHVGREMKGGEILVNGNAKPWAGMEMEGGLLHIFGNAGDHLGGCYRGRWEGMLGGTIIVEGDAGNNVGDGMVDGKIVVNGNVRAFCGIRLNGGLVYVGGNAIRAVGVEMKKGTIVVAGKIKNFAPGFVSTGVVSDYETGLSGLALPGKLIGFNGDQAFFNKPKGKLYVSLNENYDLLNDELPATERPIEFKGNALKVILNTGSTIEQGRIIKGGDKYSHEYLEVCAVCNMHPEDYILLGKPEKVKVTSESGKYSVLVRAEPNEDVLRRNVFIPRSVWANVIVDAYSVSTGSPIYKGGTVYVEPSEGEILEAEYIIDNIYR
- a CDS encoding formylmethanofuran dehydrogenase subunit A, producing the protein MTKMVIKGGTVYDPLNGIDGEVMDIFIKDGKIVESLSDGELKDAKILDVKGKVVMPGGVDSHTHVAGPKVNTGRVMCPEDHYKSPLKKTHNTHCGSGEIVPSTYAQGYKYSSMGYTTLFEAAVPPMLARHTHEEFKVMPIVDKAGYLLLGSNWFVMKYLKEGNVEKAAAYVAWALETTKTFGIKLVNPAGVESWAWGKNVHSLEEENIHFGISSGEVINGLGEVNEMLGLPMSIHLHANNLGHPGNWEFTIDTMDVAKNIKPAVKKQGYDTGVKTKYSHEREQSLYMTHMQFHSFGGTSWKDFESKAEEISKYVNKSDHVVMDSGSVAFGNAICMTGDGPGLYDLAVMNGQKWANVDVELECGSGVVPFTYSMKNKVHSVQWAIGLELLLLTDPKKVIMTTDNPNAGPFTKYPLVITWLMSQKAREDTMKICNKWAGERSGLEGNGKEYSLYDLATVTRATSAKAIGMGHRKGHLSPGADADITVYDISPDYNPNDYKAIEKAFTTALYTIKDGEVITKDGRIIETPKGRTYYIDARFDDELQKEIVADVQDWFRRYYTVNFSNYPVPELYLTKPTPLNINVR
- a CDS encoding FmdE family protein, with amino-acid sequence MHKAQEILDLVEDPNLLSQFKRVVEFHGFPTAGAFIGIQMYNLSKKLLNFSDDRIYVVSETYNCLPDAFQILGSATTGNKGLRIEDAGKMAARINPWAPAGDNIKGVRIILDPEKTVNYPLLHAWYMNTAKISHKDAVTELLKAGEDVYSYEFIGVIAPAKPKKKVELCETCKEPFIQQNGEKKCLACSK
- the modA gene encoding molybdate ABC transporter substrate-binding protein — encoded protein: MAKKSSGIITGLIIVLVLSAMALFAGCVSDSSSDETVTITVSATSSLTDAMTDIAAAFEEDHPNINVELNFAASGSLRQQIEGGAPVDVFASASKKHVDILEDENLTSAGSVMNFASNNLVLIVPAGNSLNITSVEDLTNDDVTKVSIENPKTAPVGKYAKESLENSGLWDELEEKMVYGENVRQVLTYLETGDVDAGFVYMTDAKIAKENSIEIITTVPTVTEIIYPLCIIDSSEYKEEAQVFVEYLTSETGKQILTYYGFTAEN
- the modB gene encoding molybdate ABC transporter permease subunit, with product MDSVIFPLLLTLKISFISTFFVVVFGVIISYILARKKFHGRDILENIITLPMVLPPTVLGYLLALQLGKNGFIGSLIYKFTGSGILFTWQAAVIAAFIVSFPLMVKTTTAAISSVDRELEYVSYTLGKTELQTIYKITIPLSKKGIVAGSILSFARAVGEFGATLMVAGNLPGKTNTMSLSIYQAFQTGNYELANILVILLIIMSFMTIFLTGRFVEKWKF